The stretch of DNA AAGGTTTTCGCCAAGAGGAGGTTGTTATGGATTGGATCATCACCATTCTGGTCGGCGCCCTGATCGGTTGGCTTGCAAGCATCGTGATGCGTACCAACGCGCAGCAGGGAGCGATTGCCAATATCCTGATCGGTATCTTTGGTTCGCTGCTGGGCCGCTGGATCTTCGGCGACGTTCTGAACATCGGCAGCTCGGAGACGGCCGGTACCCTCTCGTTGGTTGGCATCCTCTGGGGCGTGCTCGGCGCGATCATCCTGATCGCGATCCTCAAGGCCCTGCGTGTCTTGAGGTAACGCCCACCCGGGCCGTTCCTCGAGGCGAACAGGAGGGAGCGAAGGCTCCCTCCTTCCGTTTTTAGGGCGCACTTTGGGCCACTCCTCTTTTGCGCCGAGGTGTGCTAGAATCGGAAGGCTTGTCTGGAGACGCTGTCTCTGACGACCTCGAGGAGGAAAGAATCA from Deinobacterium chartae encodes:
- a CDS encoding GlsB/YeaQ/YmgE family stress response membrane protein → MDWIITILVGALIGWLASIVMRTNAQQGAIANILIGIFGSLLGRWIFGDVLNIGSSETAGTLSLVGILWGVLGAIILIAILKALRVLR